TTGTCTCCGTCAGGGGTTTAGGCAAATTATGCCAGTATACCGCATGCGATAACTATTCAAGTTACGGGTGGGCTAAAATATATACGGCTAGAACCGCGGATAACGCTGTGGACTTCTTCGTAAATCATATGTTCAACAATACCGCGTCTTTTAAGATCAGACGGATCCTCACCGATCAAGGTATTGAGTTCTACTGTGCCCGACACAAGAATAACTTCAGTTATTTTAGAAGGATGCTAAATAGGTGCGGTGTTGAGCACACCGTAACAAAGAAAGCTCATCCCTGGACCAATGGTTACGCTGAGAGGCTTAATCAAACTATATGGCAGGACTTCTATCTTTGTCTGCTACCAAAGCCATATACAACGCTGGAGCAGCTTAATGAGGATTTACAAAAATTCATGGTTGAATATAACTTTAAGAGGCGCCATACGGGGTACAAGCTTAAAGCTGGAGGCTTTGAGTTCCCGGGGCACGCGTTCTTTGACATACGCGAGAAGTCTAACATTATCGAGATAAAATACTAAACTTTACGAAACTACAGGAGGTTCGTTACGCAAGAGGTGTCTCTATTCTAATCTACCTCGACTGGAAAATTGGACAATTTTGAAACCGCGGCTTCAAGTCCATATGAGGCTCGATCAACAAGAAGGCCCCTCGCGAGAAACTCGTGAGAGGCCTTACAACATGGTGGGCCTC
This region of Candidatus Omnitrophota bacterium genomic DNA includes:
- a CDS encoding integrase core domain-containing protein, with protein sequence MNDSGVVYSLRKKIFDDWRLRRFGWREVKYKYGFSRKWFYKWLGRYLRDGDKGLENVIRKKPLMPHRLKWDQELRILDYVYDKPTHGPERIGRGQVPRVSTKAVWNYLVRENLNTRRKRRLWAQAQGKSVLTHKEKQHMQAKYNHIEAKEAGELVGMDTFVVSVRGLGKLCQYTACDNYSSYGWAKIYTARTADNAVDFFVNHMFNNTASFKIRRILTDQGIEFYCARHKNNFSYFRRMLNRCGVEHTVTKKAHPWTNGYAERLNQTIWQDFYLCLLPKPYTTLEQLNEDLQKFMVEYNFKRRHTGYKLKAGGFEFPGHAFFDIREKSNIIEIKY